TATGTGTGCTTATTCATGTTATCTTTTTATGAAATAGGGAAAGCTAAGATGGGTGAAAAAGAATGGTACTTCTTCAGTCTGAGAGACCGTAAATACCCGACGGGTGTGAGAACCAATCGAGCAACAAACACAGGGTATTGGAAGACAACAGGGAAAGACAAGGAGATCTTGAACAGTGGAACATCAGAATTGATTGGCATGAAGAAGACTTTAGTTTTCTACAAAGGAAGAGCTCCAAGAGGAGAGAAAAGCAACTGGGTCATGCATGAATACCGCATTCACTCAAAATCCAGTTTCAGAACTACTAGGgtaaatatatgatatattaaacatattttgcTTCTTCCACTGatcttagaaaattaaattatattattgatcTACACTATTTAAGGTAGCAATAACTTGTgacaaagagaaaaagaagatgaactAATGTAACATCTATTTCCATACATACAGCAGGATGAATGGGTGGTTTGCAGGGTATTCAAGAAGAGTGGTGGTGCAAAAAAGTTCCCTTCTTCCAACCATACAAGAGCAGTGAATCCTTACAGCTTAGAAATAGGGCCAAATATTATGCAGCCACCAGTGATGCAATTGGGAGATCCTGCTGCTCATTTCCTTTATGGAAGGAACTACATGAACAGTGTTGAGTTAGGtgaactttctagggttttaagAGGGGGAGGATCAACAAGTAGTGTCAATCAACCAATGCAATCCCAATTGGGGTACCCTACATCAGCAGGATTCACCATTTCAGGACTGAATTTGAATCtgggaggaggaggaggaggagcaaCAACCACAACACAACCCATTTTTCGACCAATGCAAGCTTCTTCTGCTCCTGTTCATACAATGGCTCAAGTTCTTGATGTCAATTCCAGCATGATGACAACCGGATCTCTTGGTGCAGATGTAGGTTATGGATCAGAAatgagtaataacatgaattctCAAGGGAATAGGTTCATGGGTATGGACCATTGCATGGATCTAGACAACTACTGGCCTTCCTACTAAATTCCGATGAAGAGACCTTCTTTTAGTCTATTAGGCTCATTCTGATACTATGTATGACTT
This Vigna angularis cultivar LongXiaoDou No.4 chromosome 4, ASM1680809v1, whole genome shotgun sequence DNA region includes the following protein-coding sequences:
- the LOC108321802 gene encoding protein CUP-SHAPED COTYLEDON 2 isoform X2 — protein: MQKEKEAIIKEGKDIEMEGTHAKEETLPPGFRFHPTDEELVTCYLLNKISDSNFTGRAITDVDLNKSEPWELPGKAKMGEKEWYFFSLRDRKYPTGVRTNRATNTGYWKTTGKDKEILNSGTSELIGMKKTLVFYKGRAPRGEKSNWVMHEYRIHSKSSFRTTRDEWVVCRVFKKSGGAKKFPSSNHTRAVNPYSLEIGPNIMQPPVMQLGDPAAHFLYGRNYMNSVELGELSRVLRGGGSTSSVNQPMQSQLGYPTSAGFTISGLNLNLGGGGGGATTTTQPIFRPMQASSAPVHTMAQVLDVNSSMMTTGSLGADVGYGSEMSNNMNSQGNRFMGMDHCMDLDNYWPSY
- the LOC108321802 gene encoding protein CUP-SHAPED COTYLEDON 2 isoform X1; the protein is MQKEKEAIIKEGKDIEMEGTHAKEETLPPGFRFHPTDEELVTCYLLNKISDSNFTGRAITDVDLNKSEPWELPGKAKMGEKEWYFFSLRDRKYPTGVRTNRATNTGYWKTTGKDKEILNSGTSELIGMKKTLVFYKGRAPRGEKSNWVMHEYRIHSKSSFRTTRQDEWVVCRVFKKSGGAKKFPSSNHTRAVNPYSLEIGPNIMQPPVMQLGDPAAHFLYGRNYMNSVELGELSRVLRGGGSTSSVNQPMQSQLGYPTSAGFTISGLNLNLGGGGGGATTTTQPIFRPMQASSAPVHTMAQVLDVNSSMMTTGSLGADVGYGSEMSNNMNSQGNRFMGMDHCMDLDNYWPSY